From the genome of Thermoplasmata archaeon:
GGTGCGGACGTCCTGGTGAATTACAAGGCGATGCCGTGGTCCAAGGCGATCTGGGAGCTCACGGGCAAGCGCGGGGTCGACGTGATCGTGGACCACGTCGGCGAGGCGACGTTCAAGGACTCCGTCCGAACGCTCCGCAAGGGGGGCCGCGTCGTCGTGCCGGGCGCGACGACCGGACCGATGCTCGAGCTCGACGCGCGGTACCTGTTCTGGCGCCAGCTCTCGATCCTCGGGTCGACGATGGCGAACCAGCGGGAATTTGAGGAGGTCATGAAGCTCGTCTTCATGGGGCGGCTCAAGCCCGTCGTGGACCGCGTCTTCCCGTTGGATCAAGCCCGCCAGGCCCACGAGTACCTCGAGCGGGGCGAGCAGTTCGGGAAGGTCGTCCTCTCGATCGACTAGGGATTGCGGCCGTCACTCGGCCGCGACTATCTCGGCCTCGCGGGTGCTGGTTGCCAACGCCCGCCGCCGGCTCGTCCAGGCCCGGATGCGCTGGACAAAGCCACGCCGCCGTGGTTTCCGTCGAGGGAGCAAGAGGCCGCCTCCCCGCTCCAAAAGGACGACGCTCGCACGGTCCGCAGGCCGGTACTCCCACCGGAGGTAGTCCGCCAGGCCGCGATCCCGCACCCGCTCGCTCAATGCCCTCTCCCGCACGAACATCGGATACATGGTTCCGAACATGCCCGGCAGAACGACGCGCGAGGCGAGAGAGATTGACCCGCCTTTGACGGCCGTCTATCGAAGGCTCGTTGGGATAGCCCACCCCGAAACGAGACTCAGGCTTTCGGCTTTCGCCTCGGTGCGGTATCGATCCTCGATCGAATCGTCCGGATCAGTTCCGACGATTCGGGGAACCGCATGGCCTTGTCGAGGGAGAAGACGAGCGTCCCGTCTACCTCGACGTCGTAGACCCCATGGGCGCCCGGGACGAGGCGGAGGTCCGAGAGCTCCTCGCCGAATTCCTTCAGGATGGCGTCCGCGTCCTGGATCGCTTTGCCTTGATAGCGGCAGGGGACGCAGTAGCGAATAAGGACCTCGGGCAACCGGTCCATGGACGTCGCGGTCGAATAAAAAGCTGCGCCGCCTCACGCACGGTCCGTGTCGTCGTGACCGTGCACGTCGAAGGCGGCGAAGCCGCGGAAGGAGTTCAGGAAGTACCGCAGTCGCAACCCGAGCGAGCGTCTCGGGCGTCTCTTCGTCGCCGGCCGTGGGGCGAGCGCCGCGGAGACGATCCATCCGACTTCCGACGAGCCGTATTCCATGCGGCCGTACTGCCGGAGGGTGAAGTTGCGGTTGCTGTCCGTCCAGATGCGTGTGTCGTTCGGTCCAATCAGGTACATGTCTTGCACCTCGGTTGGGAGAATGACGCCCGCGACGAACTTGCTTGACCCGCCTCCGGCGGCCGTCGAATGACGGCACCA
Proteins encoded in this window:
- a CDS encoding Rdx family protein — translated: MPEVLIRYCVPCRYQGKAIQDADAILKEFGEELSDLRLVPGAHGVYDVEVDGTLVFSLDKAMRFPESSELIRTIRSRIDTAPRRKPKA